The Limnochorda sp. LNt genome includes a region encoding these proteins:
- the accC gene encoding acetyl-CoA carboxylase biotin carboxylase subunit: protein MFEKVLIANRGEIALRVIRACRELGIRTVAVYSEADKESLPVRLADEAYCIGPPTSARSYLNIPNIVSAALLAGVDAIHPGYGYLSERADFAEICESHGIVFIGPPSSAIEMMGDKVKARKRVAEAGVPVLPGSNEPVDEHQALAIADEIGYPVMVKAAAGGGGRGMRVARTPEELRRVLAAARAEAEAAFGDGAVYVERLLEGARHVEIQVLGDRVGHMVHLGERECSIQRRHQKIIEEAPSPAVDEPLRRAMGEAAIRAARSVGYVNAGTVEFLLDPQGRFYFLEMNTRIQVEHGVTEMVTGVDLVKAQLRIAAGEELSLSQEDVRLDGHAIECRVNCEDSQSFMPSPGTISGIHFPGGPGIRIDTAILAGYTVPPYYDSLLAKLMAWGQDREEAVARMARALDEFRIDGIRTNLDFLRRIVATREFRRGELSTDFVQRMLQRQEMRSAAV from the coding sequence GTGTTTGAGAAGGTGCTGATCGCCAATCGCGGGGAGATCGCCCTGCGTGTGATCCGGGCGTGCCGCGAGCTCGGGATCCGCACCGTCGCCGTCTACTCCGAGGCGGACAAGGAGAGCCTGCCCGTGCGGCTCGCCGACGAGGCCTACTGCATCGGGCCACCCACGTCGGCCCGGAGCTACCTCAACATCCCCAACATCGTCAGCGCCGCCTTGCTGGCCGGCGTCGACGCCATCCACCCCGGCTACGGCTACCTCTCCGAGCGGGCCGACTTCGCCGAGATCTGCGAGAGCCACGGCATCGTCTTCATCGGCCCCCCGTCGTCGGCCATCGAGATGATGGGCGACAAGGTCAAGGCTCGCAAGCGGGTGGCCGAGGCGGGCGTGCCGGTGCTGCCGGGCAGCAACGAGCCCGTCGACGAGCACCAGGCCCTGGCCATCGCCGACGAGATCGGCTACCCGGTCATGGTCAAGGCGGCCGCGGGGGGCGGTGGCCGGGGCATGCGCGTCGCCCGCACCCCCGAGGAGCTCCGGCGGGTGCTGGCGGCAGCTCGGGCGGAGGCCGAGGCCGCCTTCGGCGACGGGGCGGTCTACGTGGAGCGCCTGCTGGAGGGGGCCCGGCACGTGGAGATCCAGGTGCTGGGCGACCGGGTCGGCCACATGGTGCACCTGGGCGAGCGGGAGTGCTCCATCCAGCGCCGCCACCAGAAGATCATCGAGGAGGCGCCTTCGCCGGCCGTCGACGAGCCGTTGCGGCGAGCCATGGGGGAGGCCGCCATCCGCGCGGCCCGGTCCGTGGGGTACGTCAACGCGGGCACCGTGGAGTTCCTGCTGGACCCGCAGGGGCGCTTCTACTTCCTGGAGATGAACACACGCATCCAGGTGGAGCACGGCGTCACCGAGATGGTGACGGGCGTGGACCTGGTCAAGGCCCAGCTCCGCATCGCCGCCGGCGAGGAGCTGTCGCTCTCCCAGGAGGACGTCCGGCTCGACGGGCATGCCATCGAGTGCCGGGTCAACTGCGAGGATTCGCAGAGTTTCATGCCGTCGCCGGGCACCATCAGCGGGATCCACTTTCCAGGCGGGCCGGGCATCCGGATCGATACGGCCATCTTGGCCGGTTACACGGTCCCGCCGTATTACGACTCGCTGCTGGCCAAGCTGATGGCATGGGGGCAGGATCGCGAAGAGGCGGTGGCCCGGATGGCCCGGGCCCTGGACGAGTTTCGCATCGACGGCATCCGCACCAACCTCGACTTCCTGCGGCGCATCGTCGCGACGCGGGAGTTCCGGCGGGGGGAGCTGTCGACCGACTTCGTCCAGCGCATGCTGCAGCGCCAGGAGATGCGCTCCGCCGCCGTCTGA
- a CDS encoding exodeoxyribonuclease VII small subunit has product MATWRDEASARPEDEAEALPFEEALARLERAVLALESGELSLEQALATYEEGVRMARVCARRLEQAEQRLAVLAEEAGRVVLRPFEPTPAGEGHG; this is encoded by the coding sequence ATGGCGACTTGGCGTGACGAGGCGTCCGCCCGACCGGAGGACGAGGCGGAGGCGTTGCCGTTCGAGGAGGCACTGGCCCGTCTCGAGCGGGCGGTGCTCGCCCTGGAGTCGGGGGAGTTGAGCCTGGAGCAAGCGCTGGCCACGTACGAGGAAGGGGTGAGGATGGCCCGGGTCTGCGCCCGACGCCTGGAGCAGGCCGAGCAGCGGCTCGCCGTGCTGGCGGAGGAGGCGGGCCGGGTGGTCTTGCGGCCCTTCGAGCCGACCCCGGCCGGCGAGGGCCATGGATGA
- a CDS encoding stage III sporulation protein AE produces the protein MSRVAMVWAVVMLAAAPASGGPAAPPPLADSMELLEAVYEEGLGHVDLQGIDRLYEMVDPELRRRLEVDWGRFLRTMGREGLPSSKQLLQALAAAFVRELVLNAHLLARLLALAILGAVLHQVGRGLGGDAVVEVGRAVVLLSLVLVALGSFRVVLEAVGGSVRQMTSIAQALLPTLAGLGGLAGMGSATSVALHPVLLGVLGLSGDLLQRVVVPGLVLGATLGVAGHVATDFPLFRLSRFVQQASLVVLGLCLTVLLGVVAVRGAIGPVADSVALRTTKFIAGTTVPVVGKMVSEAVEVVAGGGALIRSGLGAAGLTMTLLVSLAPVLKLLALLFVFRLAAALLEPVGDPALTGSLGVIGDTLGLLLAGLATTVVVFLLALTAMVGASTLPWLIR, from the coding sequence ATGTCGCGGGTCGCGATGGTCTGGGCGGTCGTGATGCTGGCGGCGGCGCCGGCCAGCGGAGGGCCGGCGGCCCCACCGCCCCTGGCCGACTCGATGGAGCTCCTGGAGGCCGTCTACGAGGAGGGGCTCGGCCACGTCGACCTGCAGGGGATCGACCGGCTCTACGAGATGGTCGATCCCGAGTTGCGCAGGCGGCTCGAGGTCGACTGGGGGCGCTTCTTGCGCACCATGGGCCGCGAGGGGCTCCCCTCCTCGAAGCAGCTGCTGCAGGCGCTGGCCGCGGCCTTCGTGCGGGAGCTGGTGCTCAACGCCCACCTGCTGGCTCGCTTGCTGGCGCTGGCCATCCTGGGGGCCGTGCTGCATCAGGTGGGGCGAGGACTGGGCGGCGACGCCGTCGTCGAGGTGGGACGGGCCGTCGTGCTGCTGTCGCTGGTGCTGGTAGCGCTGGGCAGCTTCCGGGTGGTGCTGGAGGCGGTGGGTGGCAGCGTCCGGCAGATGACCAGCATCGCTCAGGCGTTGCTGCCCACCCTGGCGGGGCTGGGAGGTCTGGCGGGCATGGGGTCGGCCACGTCGGTGGCGCTGCATCCCGTCCTGCTGGGCGTGCTGGGGCTGTCAGGCGATCTGCTGCAGCGCGTCGTCGTGCCGGGGCTGGTGCTGGGAGCCACGCTGGGCGTGGCGGGCCACGTGGCCACGGACTTCCCGCTATTCAGGCTCAGCCGGTTCGTTCAGCAGGCGTCGCTGGTGGTGCTGGGGCTGTGCCTCACGGTGCTGCTGGGGGTGGTGGCGGTGCGGGGCGCCATCGGGCCGGTGGCCGACAGCGTAGCGCTGCGCACCACCAAGTTCATCGCCGGCACCACGGTGCCCGTCGTCGGCAAGATGGTCTCCGAGGCCGTCGAGGTGGTGGCGGGTGGTGGGGCGCTCATCCGCAGCGGCCTGGGAGCCGCCGGCCTGACCATGACGCTCCTGGTCAGCCTGGCGCCGGTGCTCAAGCTCCTGGCGCTGCTCTTCGTCTTCCGGCTGGCCGCGGCCCTGCTGGAACCGGTGGGGGACCCGGCCCTGACCGGGTCGCTTGGCGTCATCGGCGACACCCTGGGTCTGCTGCTGGCCGGGCTGGCCACCACGGTCGTGGTCTTCCTCCTGGCCCTCACGGCCATGGTGGGGGCCTCGACGCTCCCGTGGCTCATCCGGTGA
- a CDS encoding M24 family metallopeptidase — translation MSVQEIERRVAAMRRKLQEAELDALAVVHGPNRRYLSGLASSAGVALIPRNDAHPPTLLVDSRYTEQARQQAPGYRVIQHGDYLWDTLREVLESYGIRSVGFESEHMSYRQVSRWQEAIPGVRWVPVEQQVESLRAVKSPGELELLRRAVRIADEAFAAVVPSLRAGMTEREVAWRLEAYMREHGAEGMAFDVIVGSGPNAALPHASPGERRLQSGDTVVLDFGCVYAGYHSDMTRTVVIGPTVEPRAREIYDLVLKAQRAGIEAVRPGATGREVDAAARQVVEAAGLGELFGHGLGHGVGLEVHEPIPRLSRVSDTVLQPGMVTSVEPGVYVPGWGGVRIEDLVLVTETGCEILTASPKDLIVVGS, via the coding sequence GTGAGCGTGCAGGAGATCGAGCGGCGGGTGGCCGCCATGCGACGCAAGCTGCAGGAGGCCGAGTTGGACGCCCTGGCGGTCGTGCACGGGCCCAACCGCCGCTATCTCTCGGGACTGGCCAGCAGCGCCGGCGTGGCCCTCATCCCCCGGAACGATGCCCATCCTCCCACGCTCCTGGTCGACTCCCGCTACACGGAGCAGGCCCGGCAGCAAGCCCCGGGCTACCGCGTCATCCAGCACGGCGACTACCTGTGGGACACCCTGCGCGAGGTGCTGGAGTCGTACGGCATCCGCAGCGTCGGCTTCGAGTCCGAGCACATGTCGTACCGGCAGGTGAGCCGCTGGCAGGAGGCCATCCCCGGCGTGCGCTGGGTGCCGGTCGAGCAGCAGGTGGAGTCCCTCCGGGCCGTCAAGTCGCCGGGCGAGCTGGAGCTGCTGCGCCGGGCGGTGCGCATCGCCGACGAGGCCTTCGCCGCGGTGGTGCCGTCCCTCCGGGCCGGCATGACCGAGCGCGAGGTGGCCTGGCGGCTCGAGGCCTACATGCGCGAGCACGGCGCCGAGGGCATGGCCTTCGACGTCATCGTCGGCTCCGGCCCCAACGCCGCCCTGCCCCACGCCTCCCCGGGCGAACGGCGGCTGCAGTCGGGCGACACGGTGGTGCTCGACTTCGGGTGCGTCTACGCGGGCTACCACTCCGACATGACCCGCACCGTGGTCATCGGCCCCACCGTCGAGCCCAGGGCCCGGGAGATCTACGACCTCGTGCTGAAGGCCCAGCGGGCCGGGATCGAGGCCGTCCGCCCGGGCGCGACGGGCCGGGAGGTGGACGCGGCCGCGCGCCAGGTGGTCGAGGCGGCGGGGCTGGGGGAGCTGTTTGGGCACGGGCTGGGCCACGGGGTGGGGCTCGAGGTGCACGAGCCCATCCCCCGCCTCTCCCGGGTCTCCGACACGGTCTTGCAGCCGGGCATGGTGACCAGCGTCGAGCCGGGCGTCTACGTCCCGGGTTGGGGCGGCGTCCGCATCGAGGACCTGGTGCTGGTCACCGAGACGGGCTGCGAGATCCTGACCGCCTCGCCCAAGGACCTGATCGTGGTGGGTAGCTGA
- the accB gene encoding acetyl-CoA carboxylase biotin carboxyl carrier protein translates to MKEIKELIRVLDETDVAELTVESDGVKISIRKAAAFAGSVATLAASLPPAASAPAQPTLSPTPEDHVAAAPAGAAAVADHAAVDDDRYVTVRAPMVGTFYRAPAPDAPPYVEVGQTVEPGQVLCIIEAMKLMNEIEAEVRGRVSAILVENGQPVEYGQPLMRLERV, encoded by the coding sequence TTGAAGGAGATAAAGGAGCTCATCCGGGTCCTGGACGAGACCGACGTCGCCGAGCTGACCGTGGAGAGCGACGGCGTCAAGATATCGATTCGCAAGGCGGCCGCCTTCGCCGGGTCGGTGGCCACCCTGGCTGCCTCGCTGCCGCCGGCGGCCAGCGCCCCGGCGCAGCCGACCCTCTCCCCGACGCCGGAGGACCACGTGGCCGCAGCTCCCGCCGGGGCTGCGGCTGTCGCCGATCATGCAGCGGTCGACGATGACCGCTACGTGACGGTGCGCGCACCGATGGTGGGCACCTTCTACCGTGCGCCCGCGCCCGACGCGCCGCCGTACGTCGAGGTGGGGCAGACCGTGGAGCCCGGTCAGGTGCTGTGCATCATCGAGGCGATGAAGCTGATGAACGAGATCGAAGCCGAGGTGCGGGGCCGAGTCAGTGCCATCCTGGTGGAGAACGGCCAGCCCGTCGAGTACGGCCAGCCCCTCATGCGACTGGAGCGCGTGTGA
- a CDS encoding SpoIIIAC/SpoIIIAD family protein, with amino-acid sequence MELVGRVAGVALVIAIWLSLLRGRVPELALALLVAFSAQAVGAALGPLQEVVQTFARLDRAAGGNGAYLGVVLRAMAIAYVAAFGAQICRDAGQPSLGMTVELVGKVAILVTAIPVFVALLDALWRLLPAVT; translated from the coding sequence GTGGAGCTGGTCGGCCGGGTGGCCGGCGTGGCCCTGGTCATCGCCATCTGGCTGAGCCTGCTGCGAGGGCGGGTGCCCGAGCTGGCCCTGGCGCTGCTGGTGGCCTTCTCGGCGCAGGCGGTGGGGGCGGCGCTGGGGCCGTTGCAGGAGGTGGTGCAGACGTTCGCCCGGCTCGATCGGGCTGCCGGGGGAAACGGCGCCTACCTGGGGGTGGTGCTGCGCGCCATGGCCATCGCCTACGTCGCCGCCTTCGGTGCGCAGATCTGCCGGGACGCGGGCCAGCCGTCGCTGGGCATGACGGTGGAGCTGGTCGGCAAGGTGGCCATCCTGGTGACGGCCATCCCCGTCTTCGTGGCGCTCCTGGACGCGCTGTGGCGGCTCTTGCCGGCCGTCACGTGA
- the efp gene encoding elongation factor P, translating to MISVNDLRPGLTIEVDGEVWSVVEFLHVKPGKGAAFVRTKLKNVKTGNVIERTFKAGERVNRAHVETREMQFLYHSGPEWHFMDTQTYEQVAIQEANLGDAPKYLKENDVILIQFYEGQPIGVELPTFVELKVVETEPGVRGDTAQGGSKPARVETGLVVQVPLFIEVGDVIRVDTRTGEYLSRA from the coding sequence GTGATATCCGTCAACGATCTCCGTCCCGGGCTGACCATCGAGGTCGACGGCGAGGTCTGGAGCGTGGTGGAGTTCCTCCACGTCAAGCCGGGCAAGGGCGCGGCCTTCGTCCGGACCAAGCTGAAGAACGTCAAGACCGGCAACGTCATCGAGCGCACGTTCAAGGCGGGCGAGCGCGTCAACCGGGCGCACGTCGAGACCCGGGAGATGCAGTTCCTTTACCACAGCGGGCCCGAGTGGCACTTCATGGACACCCAGACCTACGAGCAGGTGGCCATCCAGGAGGCCAACCTGGGCGACGCCCCCAAGTACCTCAAGGAGAACGACGTCATCCTCATCCAGTTCTACGAGGGACAGCCCATCGGGGTGGAGCTGCCCACCTTCGTCGAGCTCAAGGTGGTCGAGACGGAGCCGGGCGTGAGGGGCGACACGGCCCAGGGCGGCTCCAAGCCGGCGCGGGTCGAGACGGGCCTGGTGGTGCAGGTGCCGCTCTTCATCGAGGTCGGCGACGTCATCCGGGTCGATACCCGCACGGGCGAGTACCTCTCCCGCGCATAA
- the spoIIIAA gene encoding stage III sporulation protein AA yields the protein MEQDPMRRNGRHPAPPGHGPTSSRGHVRASWRGVLEAWLPHPLARAVAGMPDEWAARLTELRIRRQRPLLAVSGDGEAFVAPSGALVGVPSDALIVDEAQLQALVDRACGGSVYAVAEHLRQGFVTLPGGHRLGFAGRVVLDSPAQIRTLAEISSVAIRIARALPDVARPLLPRLTVSRPGRTPRLGSTLVLSPPGAGKTTLLRDLARLASWGVPELGLPGEQVVVVDERSELAGSYRGVPQHDVGPRTDVLDGCPKVEGIHWALRALSPGVLVTDEVGTAADAEAIARAAHSGCTILASAHADDVWQARRRPGLALLFELGVFERVVVLSRRHGPGTVERISSVAAGEGAP from the coding sequence GTGGAGCAGGACCCGATGCGCCGCAACGGCCGACACCCGGCCCCGCCGGGCCATGGCCCGACATCGTCGAGAGGCCACGTCCGGGCGTCGTGGCGGGGCGTGCTCGAGGCATGGCTGCCCCACCCCCTGGCGCGGGCCGTCGCCGGGATGCCCGACGAGTGGGCCGCCCGGCTGACCGAGCTCCGGATCCGGCGGCAGCGGCCCCTGCTGGCGGTGAGCGGCGACGGGGAGGCCTTCGTCGCCCCGTCGGGGGCTCTGGTCGGGGTGCCGTCGGACGCCCTCATCGTCGACGAGGCCCAGTTGCAGGCCCTGGTGGACCGCGCCTGCGGTGGCTCGGTCTACGCCGTCGCCGAACATCTGCGCCAGGGCTTCGTCACGCTACCGGGGGGCCACCGGCTCGGCTTCGCCGGCCGCGTCGTGCTCGACTCGCCGGCCCAGATCCGCACCCTTGCCGAGATCTCCAGCGTCGCCATCCGCATCGCCAGGGCCCTGCCGGACGTGGCGCGGCCGCTCTTGCCACGGCTCACCGTCTCGCGGCCGGGACGGACGCCCCGGCTGGGCAGCACCCTGGTGCTCTCCCCGCCCGGCGCGGGCAAGACCACGCTCTTGCGTGACCTGGCGCGCCTGGCCTCGTGGGGCGTGCCCGAGCTGGGTCTGCCCGGCGAGCAGGTGGTCGTCGTCGACGAGCGCTCCGAGCTCGCGGGCAGCTATAGGGGGGTGCCGCAGCACGACGTCGGCCCCCGCACGGACGTGCTGGACGGGTGCCCCAAGGTGGAGGGCATCCACTGGGCGTTGCGCGCGCTCAGTCCCGGGGTGCTGGTCACCGACGAGGTGGGTACGGCCGCCGATGCCGAGGCCATCGCTCGGGCCGCCCACTCGGGCTGCACCATCCTGGCCTCCGCGCATGCCGACGACGTCTGGCAGGCCCGACGCCGGCCCGGCCTGGCGCTCCTCTTCGAGCTGGGGGTCTTCGAGCGGGTGGTGGTGCTCAGCCGCCGCCACGGGCCGGGCACCGTCGAGCGGATCAGCTCGGTGGCTGCGGGGGAGGGCGCCCCGTGA
- a CDS encoding Asp23/Gls24 family envelope stress response protein — MPGGFIESQEGELGEVRIANDVVSTIAGLAAIEVEGVAGMAGGIAGGISEILGRRNLSRGVRVEVGEHQAAIDLFVIVHYGVRIPEVAWRVQENVKRQIETMTGLEVTEVNVHIQGVQLPQAERTEESRVR, encoded by the coding sequence ATCCCCGGAGGCTTCATCGAGTCCCAGGAGGGCGAGCTGGGCGAGGTCCGCATCGCCAACGACGTGGTCAGCACCATCGCCGGGCTGGCCGCCATCGAGGTGGAGGGCGTCGCCGGCATGGCCGGGGGCATCGCCGGGGGCATCTCGGAGATCCTGGGCCGTCGCAACCTCTCCCGCGGGGTGCGGGTCGAGGTGGGGGAGCACCAGGCGGCCATCGATCTCTTCGTCATCGTGCACTACGGGGTGCGGATCCCCGAGGTGGCCTGGCGCGTCCAGGAGAACGTCAAGCGCCAGATCGAGACCATGACGGGCCTCGAGGTGACGGAGGTCAACGTCCACATCCAGGGAGTCCAGCTGCCCCAGGCCGAGCGGACCGAGGAGAGCCGCGTCCGCTGA
- the spoIIIAC gene encoding stage III sporulation protein AC, translating to MDINLIYRIAGLGIVIAILHLFLSQAGREEQAQMLSLAGVIIVLLWIIQLIGQLFRDVETVFRWW from the coding sequence TTGGACATCAACCTGATCTACCGCATCGCCGGCCTGGGCATCGTCATCGCCATCCTTCACCTCTTCCTCTCCCAGGCGGGCCGTGAGGAGCAGGCGCAGATGCTGAGCCTGGCCGGCGTCATCATCGTGCTGCTGTGGATCATCCAGCTCATCGGGCAGCTGTTTCGCGACGTCGAGACCGTCTTTCGGTGGTGGTAG
- the amaP gene encoding alkaline shock response membrane anchor protein AmaP has protein sequence MRPLVPSSPRRDEGEVPARLPLTDRVLVLVSGLVVMAAGFASLGMGLFGWDVPAALSRWMSERAVQGRVVGAAAGAALALLGAAALRPAFVRLGYERSIVRATGLGEVHVSLRAIQTLARRAAAQVQGIRDVEVDVYPAGGGDVSVRVAVMVAPDHSIPELCDEVQARIEQYLRQTAGVSCSQIRVLVRGVAREPHRPRSE, from the coding sequence GTGCGGCCGTTGGTCCCTTCGTCGCCGCGACGGGACGAGGGTGAGGTGCCTGCCCGGCTCCCGCTGACCGATCGGGTGCTGGTGCTGGTGAGCGGGCTGGTGGTGATGGCGGCGGGCTTCGCCAGTCTCGGCATGGGACTCTTCGGGTGGGACGTGCCGGCCGCGCTCTCCCGCTGGATGAGCGAGCGAGCGGTCCAGGGGAGGGTCGTGGGGGCCGCGGCAGGTGCCGCGCTGGCCCTGCTGGGCGCGGCGGCGTTGCGCCCCGCCTTCGTGCGGTTGGGCTACGAGCGCAGCATCGTGCGCGCCACCGGCCTGGGCGAGGTGCACGTCTCGCTGCGGGCCATCCAGACCCTGGCACGTCGTGCGGCCGCGCAGGTGCAGGGCATCCGGGACGTCGAGGTGGACGTCTACCCGGCGGGCGGCGGTGACGTCAGCGTGCGCGTGGCCGTCATGGTCGCCCCCGACCACAGCATCCCGGAGCTGTGCGACGAGGTGCAGGCCCGCATCGAGCAGTACCTGCGTCAGACGGCGGGGGTCAGCTGCAGCCAGATCCGGGTGCTGGTGCGCGGCGTGGCGCGGGAGCCGCACCGGCCCCGGTCGGAGTAG
- the xseA gene encoding exodeoxyribonuclease VII large subunit, producing MSTSAERAAAWSAGAPWGGVAPAGQVLTVSQLTERIRARIASDPCLASQVAVTGELSNVKAHSGSGHLYFSLKDRNSRVACVMWRNHAQRLGFEPRDGMQVVATGYVDVYAVAGVYQLYVQGLYPVGLGLLYARLQELYQRLSQEGLFDEARKRPLPPWPRGVGVVTSPDGAALRDVVAVFRRRSPRTPLVLSPALVQGDGAVESLIRALERVVQVSWVDVVIVARGGGSAEDLWIFNDERLVRAVAACPKPVVCAIGHETDVTLAELAADRRAPTPSAAAEVAGPDEESARLGLRQQTVRLERAVRRHLARLHECLHRAASRPALVRPDRWLGRHRQRLDELVMREEAAVRRALEGPRLALASLSGRLSASSPLETLARGYALVQEEATGRWVRRAAEVEPGAHLRLRMRDGALRCRVLDRLEGAADGDGAGLIRPGGAEHGDLA from the coding sequence ATGTCCACGAGCGCTGAGCGGGCGGCGGCATGGTCGGCCGGGGCGCCGTGGGGCGGGGTCGCCCCCGCGGGCCAGGTGCTGACGGTCAGCCAGCTCACCGAGCGGATCCGCGCCCGCATCGCCTCCGATCCCTGTCTCGCCTCCCAGGTCGCGGTGACCGGCGAGCTGAGCAACGTCAAGGCGCACTCGGGCTCCGGCCACCTCTACTTCTCGCTCAAGGATCGCAACAGCCGCGTCGCCTGCGTCATGTGGCGCAACCATGCTCAGCGCCTGGGGTTCGAGCCCCGTGACGGCATGCAAGTGGTGGCCACCGGCTACGTCGACGTCTACGCGGTGGCCGGCGTCTACCAGCTCTACGTCCAGGGGCTCTATCCCGTAGGACTCGGGCTGTTGTACGCGCGGCTGCAGGAGCTCTACCAGCGGCTGAGCCAGGAGGGGCTCTTCGACGAGGCGCGCAAGCGCCCGCTGCCGCCGTGGCCACGGGGGGTCGGGGTGGTGACCTCACCCGACGGTGCGGCGCTGCGGGACGTGGTGGCAGTCTTTCGCCGGCGCAGCCCGCGTACGCCCCTGGTCCTGTCGCCGGCCCTGGTGCAGGGCGACGGAGCGGTAGAGAGCCTGATCCGGGCCCTGGAGCGCGTCGTGCAGGTGTCCTGGGTCGATGTGGTGATCGTGGCGCGGGGTGGCGGAAGCGCCGAGGATCTGTGGATCTTCAACGACGAGCGGCTGGTCCGCGCGGTGGCGGCCTGCCCCAAGCCGGTGGTCTGCGCCATCGGCCACGAGACCGATGTGACGCTGGCAGAGCTGGCGGCCGACCGGCGGGCGCCGACGCCGTCGGCGGCCGCGGAAGTGGCAGGGCCCGACGAGGAGTCGGCCCGCCTGGGGCTGCGACAGCAGACGGTCCGGCTGGAGCGGGCCGTCCGGCGTCACCTGGCGCGCCTGCACGAGTGCCTCCATCGCGCCGCCTCCCGCCCCGCACTGGTGCGGCCCGACCGCTGGCTGGGTCGACACCGCCAGCGGCTGGACGAGCTGGTCATGCGCGAGGAGGCGGCCGTGCGGCGGGCCCTGGAGGGCCCCCGCCTGGCGTTGGCGTCGCTGTCGGGGCGGCTGTCGGCCTCGAGCCCGCTGGAGACGCTGGCGCGAGGGTACGCGCTGGTGCAGGAGGAGGCCACCGGCCGCTGGGTGCGCAGGGCCGCCGAGGTGGAGCCCGGCGCTCACCTGAGGCTTCGCATGCGAGACGGAGCCCTGCGCTGCCGGGTGCTGGACCGGCTCGAGGGGGCGGCCGATGGCGACGGCGCCGGGCTCATCCGACCGGGAGGTGCCGAGCATGGCGACTTGGCGTGA
- the nusB gene encoding transcription antitermination factor NusB: MGSRRLAREVALRVLFQVDVGKADPQAALERSLKQVPLAPAQASFARQLVEGTLAHLQEIDRLLSRFAIDWTLERMANVDRNVMRMAVYEILYLKEIPPGVSINEAVELAKKYGDTDSGKFVNGILGNVVRHVHER, encoded by the coding sequence GTGGGGAGCAGGCGGCTGGCCCGTGAGGTGGCGTTGCGGGTGCTCTTTCAGGTCGACGTGGGCAAGGCCGACCCGCAGGCAGCCCTGGAGCGCAGCCTCAAGCAGGTGCCGCTGGCACCGGCGCAGGCCAGCTTCGCCCGTCAGCTGGTGGAGGGGACCCTGGCCCACCTGCAGGAGATCGACCGGCTCCTGTCACGCTTCGCCATCGACTGGACCCTGGAGCGCATGGCCAACGTGGATCGCAACGTGATGCGCATGGCCGTCTACGAGATCCTCTACCTCAAGGAGATCCCGCCCGGCGTCTCCATCAACGAGGCCGTGGAGCTGGCCAAGAAGTACGGGGATACCGACTCCGGCAAGTTCGTCAACGGCATCCTGGGCAACGTGGTGCGGCATGTCCACGAGCGCTGA
- a CDS encoding SpoIIIAH-like family protein, with translation MRAVFYTLNVRSARHWMVGVAAGLIGFAVWSVVERGPWASGVPLAFDREFAPVQVLPATSPSTTEPSRVPSTTAPSKPVVPAAAEPEAQGSAAQGTGAAVRVSPDEFRAQRERLRSQEMELARQVLDDPDASEARKGEAQRELLELLRRSRQELEIEQLLAAAGVPDAAVSIGDSGVQVVVPRPVTAQGAARIGELVARMAGVRRENISIIDSLTAFGP, from the coding sequence GTGCGCGCCGTGTTCTACACCCTCAACGTGCGGTCCGCGCGGCACTGGATGGTCGGGGTGGCGGCCGGGCTGATCGGCTTCGCCGTCTGGTCGGTGGTCGAGCGGGGGCCGTGGGCTTCGGGGGTGCCGCTGGCGTTCGACCGGGAGTTTGCCCCTGTGCAGGTGCTGCCCGCTACCAGCCCGTCGACCACCGAGCCCTCCAGGGTCCCCTCGACCACGGCCCCGTCGAAGCCCGTGGTGCCGGCCGCGGCCGAGCCGGAGGCGCAGGGGAGCGCCGCGCAGGGTACCGGCGCGGCCGTGCGGGTGAGCCCGGACGAGTTCAGGGCCCAGCGAGAGCGCCTGCGCAGCCAGGAGATGGAGCTGGCTCGCCAGGTGCTCGACGATCCCGACGCGTCCGAGGCCCGCAAGGGCGAGGCCCAGCGCGAGCTGCTGGAGCTGCTGCGGCGGAGCCGTCAGGAGCTGGAGATCGAGCAGCTGCTGGCGGCGGCCGGGGTGCCGGACGCGGCCGTCAGCATCGGCGACTCGGGGGTGCAGGTGGTGGTGCCCCGGCCCGTTACCGCCCAGGGGGCGGCCCGCATCGGCGAGCTGGTGGCCCGCATGGCGGGCGTGCGTCGCGAGAATATCTCTATCATCGACAGCTTGACCGCCTTCGGCCCGTAG